One part of the Nocardioides zeae genome encodes these proteins:
- the dapB gene encoding 4-hydroxy-tetrahydrodipicolinate reductase — translation MSENAAGTTTSSPLRVGVLGARGKVGREICAAVDAADDLALVAEVDAGDDVDVLRTSGAQVVVDFTHPDVVMANLEFCIAHGIHAVVGTTGFDDDRLATLGGWLADAPSTGVLIAPNFSIGAVLMMRFAAEAARFYDSVEIVELHHPTKADAPSGTARRTAELVAAARRAAGSPPMPDATSTGLEGARGADVDGVRVHALRIRGMIAHQEVVLGGPGETLTIRHDSMDRASFAPGVLLGVRAIADHPGLTVGLEHLLELD, via the coding sequence GTGAGCGAGAACGCAGCGGGTACGACGACGTCCAGCCCCCTCCGCGTCGGGGTGCTCGGCGCCCGGGGCAAGGTGGGCCGCGAGATCTGCGCCGCGGTGGACGCGGCGGACGACCTCGCGCTGGTCGCGGAGGTCGACGCCGGTGACGACGTCGACGTGCTGCGCACCAGCGGGGCGCAGGTGGTCGTCGACTTCACCCACCCCGACGTGGTGATGGCGAACCTCGAGTTCTGCATCGCCCACGGCATCCACGCGGTCGTGGGCACCACGGGCTTCGACGACGACCGGCTCGCGACGCTCGGCGGCTGGCTGGCCGACGCGCCGTCGACCGGTGTGCTCATCGCCCCGAACTTCTCGATCGGTGCGGTGCTCATGATGCGGTTCGCGGCCGAGGCCGCCCGCTTCTACGACTCGGTCGAGATCGTCGAGCTGCACCACCCCACGAAGGCGGACGCCCCGTCCGGCACCGCGCGACGCACCGCGGAGCTGGTCGCCGCCGCCCGCCGGGCGGCGGGCAGCCCGCCCATGCCCGACGCGACCTCCACCGGGCTCGAGGGCGCGCGCGGCGCCGACGTCGACGGCGTGCGCGTCCACGCGCTCCGGATCCGCGGGATGATCGCCCACCAGGAGGTCGTGCTGGGAGGTCCGGGGGAGACGCTGACCATCCGCCACGACTCGATGGACCGGGCCTCGTTCGCGCCCGGCGTGCTGCTGGGCGTGCGCGCCATCGCGGACCACCCGGGGCTGACGGTCGGCCTCGAGCACCTGCTCGAGCTGGACTGA
- a CDS encoding AzlD domain-containing protein — MSTTWAAILVLAGGCYALKLAGLSLPSGVLERPLVRRVALTLPVALLAALVAVQTVADGARLVVDARLAALAVATVALTLRAGFLVVVVLAAATAAGLRAAGLA; from the coding sequence GTGAGTACGACGTGGGCCGCGATCCTGGTGCTCGCGGGCGGTTGCTACGCGCTCAAGCTGGCGGGCCTGTCCCTGCCGTCCGGCGTGCTGGAGCGACCGCTGGTGCGCCGCGTCGCCCTCACCCTGCCCGTCGCCCTGCTCGCCGCGCTCGTCGCGGTGCAGACGGTGGCCGACGGTGCCCGCCTGGTCGTCGACGCGCGGCTCGCGGCGCTGGCCGTGGCCACCGTCGCCCTGACGTTGCGCGCGGGCTTCCTCGTCGTCGTGGTGCTCGCCGCGGCCACGGCCGCGGGGCTCCGGGCCGCCGGGCTCGCCTGA
- a CDS encoding AzlC family ABC transporter permease, with protein sequence MDDSTAARRALVRQGLAIGVATGLYGTSFGAVGVASGLSVLQTCALSLLVFTGASQFAFVGVLAAGGSPWSGAATGLMLGARNTLYGLGLADRLRWRGLRRAGAAQLVIDESSAVATTQDDRPLARLGFLVTGGAVFVLWNLMTFVGALAGTALGDPRTYGLDAAVGAAFLALLWPRLADGSAVAVALAAAALALALVPLTPAGVPVLAAASVAVVAALLPARVVA encoded by the coding sequence GTGGACGACTCGACCGCAGCACGTCGCGCACTCGTGCGCCAGGGTCTCGCGATCGGGGTCGCCACGGGGCTCTACGGCACGTCCTTCGGAGCCGTCGGCGTCGCGTCCGGACTGAGCGTCCTGCAGACCTGCGCCCTGTCGCTCCTCGTGTTCACGGGCGCCTCGCAGTTCGCCTTCGTGGGCGTGCTCGCCGCCGGCGGGTCGCCCTGGTCGGGCGCCGCGACCGGGCTCATGCTCGGCGCCCGCAACACGCTCTACGGCCTCGGGCTCGCCGACCGGCTGCGGTGGCGCGGCCTCCGCCGGGCGGGGGCCGCCCAGCTCGTCATCGACGAGTCGAGCGCCGTCGCGACCACGCAGGACGACCGGCCGCTGGCCCGGCTCGGCTTCCTCGTGACCGGGGGTGCGGTGTTCGTGCTGTGGAACCTCATGACCTTCGTCGGCGCCCTCGCGGGCACGGCCCTCGGCGACCCGCGCACCTACGGGCTGGACGCAGCCGTCGGCGCCGCCTTCCTCGCCCTGCTCTGGCCCCGGCTCGCGGACGGGTCCGCCGTCGCGGTGGCCCTCGCCGCAGCGGCCCTCGCGCTCGCCCTGGTGCCGCTCACGCCCGCCGGGGTGCCGGTGCTCGCCGCGGCCTCCGTCGCCGTCGTGGCCGCCCTCCTGCCGGCCCGGGTGGTCGCGTGA
- a CDS encoding GNAT family N-acetyltransferase, whose amino-acid sequence MTDHGVRVAWARDAEALAELQLATWTERLAAPRALPEAADVAAAWRRSLTAPGDARLRVLVALEGDRLVGYAVVGPDPDPDASPARDAQLAEIAVALPSRGRGHGSRLLHACVDTWRADGFEHATAWLESSDDPRRALLTAAGWAPDGAHRALADEDGTEVTQVRLHTALA is encoded by the coding sequence GTGACCGACCACGGCGTGCGGGTCGCCTGGGCCCGCGACGCCGAGGCACTGGCCGAGCTGCAGCTCGCCACCTGGACGGAGCGCCTCGCGGCACCCCGCGCCCTGCCCGAGGCCGCCGACGTCGCCGCGGCCTGGCGACGCTCCCTCACCGCGCCCGGTGACGCCCGGCTCCGCGTGCTGGTCGCCCTCGAGGGCGACCGGCTCGTGGGGTACGCCGTGGTGGGGCCCGACCCCGACCCCGACGCCTCGCCGGCCCGCGACGCCCAGCTGGCGGAGATCGCCGTGGCGCTCCCGTCGCGCGGTCGCGGACACGGCTCCCGCCTCCTCCACGCCTGCGTCGACACCTGGCGCGCCGACGGGTTCGAGCACGCCACCGCCTGGCTGGAGTCGAGCGACGACCCGCGGCGCGCGCTCCTCACCGCGGCGGGGTGGGCGCCCGACGGCGCGCACCGGGCGCTGGCCGACGAGGACGGCACCGAGGTGACCCAGGTCCGGCTGCACACCGCGCTGGCTTGA
- a CDS encoding DUF3043 domain-containing protein: protein MFRRSSTASEKSAPSPAEEVGAGDAPRPGGKGRPTPSRREAEAAARARAKPARSRKELNAKAREDRMARQNKVREAMRTGDDRFMPARDRGPRKRFVRDLVDTRFGFTELVLPLMLLSLVLQWSGNASMVSAGYLIFTALLLLIVLDLIWLRLRLRREARKRLEDPSAKGLMFYAVTRSMQVKPLRLPKPQRKIGERMADTYR, encoded by the coding sequence TTGTTCCGTCGCAGCTCCACCGCCAGCGAGAAGTCCGCCCCCTCCCCCGCGGAGGAGGTCGGCGCGGGGGACGCACCGCGCCCCGGGGGCAAGGGTCGCCCCACCCCGTCGCGCCGCGAGGCCGAGGCGGCCGCGCGCGCCCGGGCCAAGCCCGCGCGCTCCCGCAAGGAGCTCAACGCCAAGGCCCGCGAGGACCGGATGGCCCGGCAGAACAAGGTGCGCGAGGCGATGCGCACCGGCGACGACCGCTTCATGCCCGCGCGTGACCGCGGTCCCCGCAAGCGCTTCGTGCGGGACCTCGTCGACACCCGCTTCGGGTTCACCGAGCTCGTGCTGCCGCTCATGCTGCTCTCGTTGGTGCTCCAGTGGTCGGGCAACGCCAGCATGGTGAGCGCGGGCTACCTGATCTTCACGGCGCTGCTGCTGCTCATCGTGCTCGACCTGATCTGGCTCCGGCTGCGGCTGCGCCGCGAGGCGCGCAAGCGCCTCGAGGACCCCTCCGCCAAGGGCCTGATGTTCTACGCCGTGACGCGCTCCATGCAGGTCAAGCCCCTCCGCCTGCCCAAGCCGCAGCGCAAGATCGGCGAGCGGATGGCGGACACCTACCGGTGA
- a CDS encoding PspA/IM30 family protein, which yields MSLMKRMSLIFRSKANKALDRAEDPRETLDYSYQRQIELLSKVRRGVADVATSRKRVELQINQLQQQADKLQDQAQKAIQVGREDLAREALTRKSGLGQQIADLQTQHTQLQGEEEKLVLAQQRLQAKVESFRTRKETIKATYTAAEAQTRINEAMSGIGEEMGDVGMAIQRAEDKTAQMQARAGAIDELLASGALDDASSLNRGDDIARELDALSSTADVEAELAALKGLSAPSSPQALEGGSASGDILQGEAQKQKEGGQA from the coding sequence ATGAGTCTGATGAAGCGCATGAGCCTGATCTTCAGGTCGAAGGCGAACAAGGCCCTCGACCGTGCCGAGGATCCTCGCGAGACGCTCGACTACAGCTACCAGCGCCAGATCGAGCTGCTGAGCAAGGTACGACGCGGCGTCGCCGACGTCGCCACGAGCCGCAAGCGGGTCGAGCTGCAGATCAACCAGCTGCAGCAGCAGGCCGACAAGCTGCAGGACCAGGCGCAGAAGGCCATCCAGGTCGGCCGCGAGGACCTGGCGCGCGAGGCGCTGACCCGCAAGTCGGGGCTCGGCCAGCAGATCGCCGACCTCCAGACCCAGCACACGCAGCTGCAGGGCGAGGAGGAGAAGCTCGTCCTGGCCCAGCAGCGCCTGCAGGCGAAGGTCGAGTCCTTCCGCACCCGCAAGGAGACCATCAAGGCGACTTACACGGCCGCCGAGGCGCAGACGCGCATCAACGAGGCGATGTCCGGCATCGGCGAGGAGATGGGCGACGTCGGCATGGCCATCCAGCGGGCCGAGGACAAGACCGCGCAGATGCAGGCGCGCGCCGGTGCGATCGACGAGCTGCTCGCCTCCGGCGCGCTCGACGACGCGTCGTCCCTCAACCGCGGCGACGACATCGCGCGTGAGCTCGACGCGCTGAGCTCGACCGCCGACGTCGAGGCGGAGCTCGCCGCGCTCAAGGGTCTCTCGGCCCCGTCCTCGCCCCAGGCGCTCGAGGGAGGTTCCGCGAGCGGCGACATCCTCCAGGGCGAGGCGCAGAAGCAGAAGGAGGGCGGGCAGGCATGA
- the pspAA gene encoding PspA-associated protein PspAA, giving the protein MIVRILGEGQFDITDACFESLNVLDDSVEKAVEAGDEAAFRPALAALLAGVRAEGVPHDPESLDESDLILPPEDASIDEVREMLGDEGLIPG; this is encoded by the coding sequence ATGATCGTCCGCATCCTCGGCGAGGGCCAGTTCGACATCACCGACGCCTGCTTCGAGTCCCTGAACGTGCTCGACGACTCCGTCGAGAAGGCGGTGGAGGCCGGCGACGAGGCGGCCTTCCGCCCGGCGCTCGCGGCCCTGCTGGCCGGGGTGCGCGCCGAGGGCGTGCCCCACGACCCGGAGTCGCTCGACGAGTCCGACCTCATCCTGCCCCCCGAGGACGCCTCGATCGACGAGGTGCGGGAGATGCTGGGTGACGAGGGCCTGATCCCCGGCTGA
- the htpX gene encoding zinc metalloprotease HtpX, whose amino-acid sequence MARTRFLPDSGLTARMTLVMFLLGGLFVALVVAIMVAVRSPGLAVIVGIVGLGIAFFQWWTSDTMAMRAMRAREVSPQEAPELHGMIDRLCALADMPKPRVGVADMDIPNAFATGRSPNRAVVCVTTGILRRLDAEELEAVLAHELSHVAHRDVMVMTVASSAGIVAGMVTRGAQFGALSGGRGRNDKNSGALLLVALVVSLVVYAISFFLTRLLSRYRELCADRAGAYLTMKPAKLASALQKITGEMASIPQRDLRTTSAMNAFFIAPAISGASLSTLTSTHPSLEQRLEQLARIQADLSRPGPGA is encoded by the coding sequence ATGGCGCGCACGCGCTTCCTCCCCGACTCCGGGCTCACCGCCCGGATGACGCTCGTCATGTTCCTGCTGGGCGGCCTCTTCGTCGCCCTGGTGGTGGCGATCATGGTCGCCGTCCGCAGCCCCGGCCTCGCGGTGATCGTCGGCATCGTGGGCCTGGGCATCGCGTTCTTCCAGTGGTGGACCTCCGACACGATGGCCATGCGGGCCATGCGCGCACGGGAGGTCAGCCCGCAGGAGGCCCCGGAGCTGCACGGGATGATCGACCGTCTCTGCGCGCTGGCGGACATGCCCAAGCCCCGCGTCGGGGTCGCCGACATGGACATCCCCAACGCGTTCGCCACCGGCCGCTCGCCCAACCGCGCCGTGGTCTGCGTGACGACCGGCATCCTGCGCCGGCTCGACGCGGAGGAGCTCGAGGCGGTCCTCGCCCACGAGCTGTCCCACGTCGCCCACCGCGACGTCATGGTCATGACGGTGGCCTCGTCCGCGGGCATCGTCGCGGGCATGGTGACCCGCGGCGCGCAGTTCGGGGCGCTGTCCGGCGGCCGCGGTCGCAACGACAAGAACAGCGGGGCGCTCCTGCTGGTGGCGCTCGTCGTCTCGCTCGTCGTCTACGCGATCAGCTTCTTCCTGACGCGCCTGCTCTCGCGCTACCGGGAGCTGTGCGCGGACCGGGCGGGCGCCTACCTGACGATGAAGCCGGCCAAGCTCGCCTCGGCGCTGCAGAAGATCACCGGCGAGATGGCCTCGATCCCGCAGCGCGACCTCCGCACGACGAGCGCCATGAACGCCTTCTTCATCGCCCCCGCGATCAGCGGTGCGTCCCTCTCGACGTTGACCTCGACCCACCCCTCGCTCGAGCAGCGGCTCGAGCAGCTGGCGCGGATCCAGGCCGACCTGAGCCGTCCCGGCCCGGGCGCCTGA
- the pspAB gene encoding PspA-associated protein PspAB, which yields MGFWDAILGRRAPRQADLDALFGVPSAAITLETALGMRATGVGSVCFRAAEGAAFAATQHDIEALLEADPRTPPVERTVDDFGFTWLVVRRAPEDVAGLCTDLHAVNVLLEEQGFGPALLCSVVGFAGADGRTVGLVYLYKQGTFYPFAPTGPQQRDNLLEINVRDQLAGELPVEESLQRWLALWGAPGL from the coding sequence ATGGGTTTCTGGGACGCCATCCTGGGTCGCCGGGCGCCGCGGCAGGCCGACCTCGACGCGCTCTTCGGGGTGCCGAGCGCGGCGATCACGCTGGAGACGGCTCTCGGGATGCGGGCGACGGGCGTGGGCTCGGTCTGCTTCCGCGCCGCCGAGGGGGCTGCCTTCGCGGCGACCCAGCACGACATCGAGGCACTGCTCGAGGCCGACCCACGCACGCCGCCGGTGGAGCGCACCGTGGACGACTTCGGGTTCACCTGGCTGGTCGTCCGCCGGGCACCGGAGGACGTCGCGGGCCTGTGCACCGACCTGCACGCCGTCAACGTGCTGCTGGAGGAGCAGGGGTTCGGCCCGGCGCTCCTGTGCTCGGTCGTCGGCTTCGCCGGGGCGGACGGGCGGACCGTGGGGCTGGTGTACCTCTACAAGCAGGGCACCTTCTACCCGTTCGCGCCCACCGGACCCCAGCAGCGTGACAACCTTCTCGAGATCAACGTGCGCGACCAGCTGGCCGGCGAGCTCCCCGTCGAGGAGAGCTTGCAGCGGTGGCTGGCGCTCTGGGGAGCACCGGGTCTGTAG
- a CDS encoding GAF domain-containing sensor histidine kinase translates to MTHEQLRRVDEAIASYAIVSDPPPKELQAVVEMAAYVARVPMATVNVITSHEQHQVAAVGFEASVCRREDSMCAISLSIGGQVVVPDASRDERYRDNPFVSGPLGGVRFYAAQPLLTPDGFAIGTLCIFDTEPRELDEDQKTALRTMADRIVDILELSRRTRALNDSLERMEEMRDELVRSNEHLAAFAGQVSHDLRNPLSTVAMSLYLLQEELDEEEVPAGASTVERALRGTKRMQALIEDLLAFARVGGSLRREDVHLAAEVPVILADLAGALRGADVTLGDLPTVCGDATQLRAVLQNLVANAAKFTRPGQPAEIAITGSRSGEGWRIEVADRGLGIEPSDAERVFEPLVRLDEGADGSGIGLATCRRVVQAHGGRIGLEPREGGGTVAWVWLPDA, encoded by the coding sequence ATGACCCACGAGCAGCTGCGTCGGGTGGACGAGGCGATCGCCAGCTACGCCATCGTCTCCGACCCTCCGCCCAAGGAGCTCCAGGCGGTCGTCGAGATGGCGGCGTACGTCGCGCGCGTCCCCATGGCGACCGTCAACGTCATCACCTCCCACGAGCAGCACCAGGTGGCCGCGGTCGGCTTCGAGGCCTCCGTGTGCCGCCGTGAGGACTCGATGTGCGCCATCTCGCTGTCGATCGGCGGCCAGGTCGTCGTTCCCGACGCCAGCAGGGACGAGCGCTACCGCGACAACCCGTTCGTGAGCGGCCCGCTCGGTGGCGTCCGCTTCTACGCCGCGCAGCCGCTGCTGACCCCGGACGGCTTCGCGATCGGCACGCTCTGCATCTTCGACACCGAGCCGCGCGAGCTCGACGAGGACCAGAAGACGGCCCTCCGCACGATGGCGGACCGGATCGTCGACATCCTCGAGCTCTCGCGCCGCACCCGGGCGCTTAACGACTCCCTCGAGCGGATGGAGGAGATGCGCGACGAGCTGGTGCGCTCCAACGAGCACCTGGCCGCGTTCGCCGGGCAGGTGAGCCACGACCTGCGCAACCCGCTGTCGACGGTCGCGATGTCGCTCTACCTGTTGCAGGAGGAGCTCGACGAGGAGGAGGTGCCGGCCGGAGCCAGCACCGTCGAGCGGGCCCTGCGCGGCACGAAGCGCATGCAGGCGCTCATCGAGGACCTGCTGGCCTTCGCCCGGGTCGGGGGCTCGCTCCGCCGGGAGGACGTCCACCTGGCGGCCGAGGTCCCCGTGATCCTCGCCGACCTGGCCGGAGCGCTCCGGGGCGCGGACGTCACGTTGGGCGACCTGCCCACCGTCTGCGGCGACGCCACCCAGCTCCGCGCGGTGCTGCAGAACCTCGTCGCCAACGCGGCCAAGTTCACCCGGCCCGGCCAGCCGGCCGAGATCGCCATCACCGGCAGTCGGTCGGGGGAGGGGTGGCGCATCGAGGTCGCCGACCGCGGCCTCGGGATCGAGCCGTCGGACGCGGAGCGCGTGTTCGAGCCGCTGGTGCGGCTCGACGAGGGTGCCGACGGCTCGGGCATCGGTCTCGCGACCTGCCGCCGCGTCGTGCAGGCCCACGGCGGCCGGATCGGGCTCGAGCCGCGCGAGGGCGGCGGCACCGTCGCCTGGGTGTGGCTGCCCGACGCCTGA
- the nadA gene encoding quinolinate synthase NadA, which translates to MTTVDLPLLPLGRGSDPATEPGVECPGDLPPASDPHLVERARAAKEALGDQVFVLGHHYQRDEVIQFADVTGDSFKLARDAAGRPDAPYIVFCGVHFMAESADILTTDAQQVILPDLAAGCSMADMALIGQVEDAWDALVDAGIADDVVPITYMNSSADIKAFCGRNGGAVCTSSNADVALEWAFGQRPEGTGKVLFLPDQHLGRNTAVLQMGIALEECVVWNPHRPNGGLTAEELRNAKMILWKGHCSVHGRFSAESVDQLRATVPGVNILVHPECRHEVVTRADLVGSTEFIIRTIEAAEPGSSWAIGTELNLVKRLADAHPDKNISFLDRTVCYCSTMNRIDLPHLVWALESLVAGQVPNVISVDAETQEWARVALQRMLDLPGRTAR; encoded by the coding sequence GTGACCACCGTCGACCTCCCCCTGCTCCCCCTGGGCCGCGGCTCCGACCCGGCCACCGAGCCGGGCGTCGAGTGCCCCGGCGACCTCCCGCCGGCGTCCGACCCGCACCTGGTCGAGCGCGCCCGCGCCGCGAAGGAGGCGTTGGGCGACCAGGTCTTCGTGCTGGGCCACCACTACCAGCGCGACGAGGTCATCCAGTTCGCGGACGTCACCGGCGACTCCTTCAAGCTGGCGCGCGACGCCGCGGGGCGCCCGGACGCGCCGTACATCGTCTTCTGCGGCGTGCACTTCATGGCCGAGTCGGCGGACATCCTGACGACGGACGCGCAGCAGGTCATCCTGCCCGACCTCGCGGCCGGGTGCTCGATGGCCGACATGGCGCTCATCGGGCAGGTCGAGGACGCGTGGGACGCGCTCGTCGACGCGGGGATCGCGGACGACGTCGTGCCGATCACCTACATGAACTCCTCGGCCGACATCAAGGCCTTCTGCGGCCGCAACGGCGGCGCCGTGTGCACGTCCTCGAACGCCGACGTCGCGCTCGAGTGGGCCTTCGGCCAGCGCCCCGAGGGCACGGGCAAGGTGCTGTTCCTGCCCGACCAGCACCTCGGTCGCAACACCGCGGTGCTGCAGATGGGCATCGCGCTGGAGGAGTGCGTGGTCTGGAACCCGCACCGTCCCAACGGCGGTCTCACCGCCGAGGAGCTCCGCAACGCCAAGATGATCCTGTGGAAGGGCCACTGCTCGGTCCACGGCCGGTTCTCCGCCGAGTCCGTCGACCAGCTGCGGGCCACCGTGCCCGGGGTCAACATCCTCGTGCACCCCGAGTGCCGCCACGAGGTCGTCACCCGCGCCGACCTCGTCGGGTCGACGGAGTTCATCATCCGCACCATCGAGGCGGCCGAGCCCGGCTCGTCGTGGGCGATCGGCACCGAGCTCAACCTCGTGAAGCGGCTCGCCGACGCCCACCCGGACAAGAACATCTCGTTCCTCGACCGCACGGTCTGCTACTGCTCGACCATGAACCGCATCGACCTGCCCCACCTCGTGTGGGCGCTGGAGTCGCTCGTGGCGGGCCAGGTGCCGAACGTCATCTCGGTGGACGCCGAGACGCAGGAGTGGGCACGCGTCGCGCTGCAGCGCATGCTCGACCTGCCGGGTCGCACGGCCCGCTGA
- a CDS encoding glycerate kinase family protein, with protein sequence MRVLLAPDRFDGTLSAVEAARAMAEGWRRRSPGDEVDLAPVADGGPGFLDVLHHALGGSLLGVTTRDPFGAPAPAAVLLVEEEGGPAAYVEAAQACGHAVGDPARVLTASSVGVGDLVGHAVAAGARRVVVGLGGSAVLDGGAGLLAALGATADAPLDAGPLPLADVRTVDLSAPRRRLEGVGLTMAVDVACTLTGLFGAARTFGPDLGLGDDGVLAVDHALEAWAHATDRRLSLREGSGAAGGLGFGPMLLGAGHRPGAEEVLEAVGLAERCRRAELVVTGEGRFDFASRAGTVPHGVALLAAAAVRPCVVVAGEVLVGTREMRALGVEAAYSLVDEVGREEAVAAAYDALVRTTERVARTWSR encoded by the coding sequence GTGCGCGTGCTCCTGGCTCCCGACCGCTTCGACGGCACGTTGAGCGCGGTGGAGGCGGCCCGCGCGATGGCGGAGGGGTGGCGCCGGCGCTCGCCGGGTGACGAGGTCGACCTCGCCCCCGTGGCCGACGGCGGACCCGGGTTCCTCGACGTGCTCCACCACGCCCTCGGGGGATCGCTCCTCGGCGTGACCACCCGCGACCCCTTCGGCGCCCCGGCCCCCGCCGCGGTGCTCCTGGTGGAGGAGGAGGGCGGGCCGGCGGCGTACGTCGAGGCGGCGCAGGCGTGCGGCCACGCGGTGGGGGACCCCGCGCGCGTCCTGACGGCCTCGTCCGTCGGTGTGGGGGACCTCGTCGGGCACGCCGTGGCCGCGGGTGCGCGCCGCGTCGTCGTCGGGCTGGGCGGCTCGGCCGTCCTCGACGGGGGTGCCGGGCTGCTCGCCGCCCTGGGGGCCACCGCCGACGCGCCCCTGGACGCCGGCCCGCTCCCGCTGGCCGACGTCCGGACCGTCGACCTGAGCGCCCCGCGCCGTCGGCTGGAGGGGGTGGGCCTGACGATGGCCGTCGACGTCGCCTGCACCCTCACCGGGCTCTTCGGCGCGGCCAGGACGTTCGGGCCCGACCTCGGGCTCGGCGACGACGGCGTGCTGGCGGTCGACCACGCGCTCGAGGCCTGGGCGCACGCCACCGATCGTCGGCTGTCGCTGCGGGAGGGGAGCGGCGCGGCCGGGGGGCTGGGGTTCGGCCCGATGCTCCTCGGGGCCGGCCACCGTCCGGGTGCCGAGGAGGTGCTGGAGGCCGTGGGGCTGGCCGAGCGGTGCCGGCGGGCCGAGCTCGTGGTGACGGGCGAGGGCCGGTTCGACTTCGCCAGCCGTGCCGGCACCGTGCCCCACGGGGTCGCGCTCCTCGCCGCCGCGGCGGTCCGACCGTGCGTGGTGGTCGCCGGCGAGGTGCTGGTCGGCACGCGTGAGATGCGGGCGCTGGGGGTCGAGGCGGCGTACTCCCTCGTCGACGAGGTGGGCCGTGAGGAGGCGGTCGCCGCGGCGTACGACGCGCTCGTGCGCACCACCGAGCGCGTCGCGCGCACCTGGTCACGCTGA
- the erpA gene encoding iron-sulfur cluster insertion protein ErpA codes for MTEQVDTQATERRTDQINLSATAASKVKSLLEQEGRDDLALRISVQPGGCSGLRYQLFFDERTLDGDIVTDFDGVSVVVDRMSVPYLNGAEIDFVDTIEKQGFTIDNPNATGSCACGDSFH; via the coding sequence ATGACCGAGCAGGTCGACACCCAGGCGACGGAGCGTCGCACCGACCAGATCAACCTGAGCGCGACGGCCGCGAGCAAGGTCAAGAGCCTGCTGGAGCAGGAGGGTCGCGACGACCTCGCGCTCCGCATCTCCGTGCAGCCGGGCGGCTGCTCGGGCCTGCGCTACCAGCTCTTCTTCGACGAGCGCACGCTCGACGGCGACATCGTCACCGACTTCGACGGCGTCTCCGTCGTCGTCGACCGGATGAGCGTGCCCTACCTGAACGGTGCGGAGATCGACTTCGTCGACACCATCGAGAAGCAGGGCTTCACGATCGACAACCCCAACGCGACGGGCTCCTGCGCCTGCGGCGACTCGTTCCACTGA
- a CDS encoding carbohydrate kinase family protein codes for MSLLITGSIATDHLMTFSGKFSDSLVVDQLDKLSVSFLVDDLEVRRGGCAANISFGLGNLGLRPVLVGAVGEDFVDYRAWLERHGVDCDSVHVSETRHTARFVCTNDAAMAQFATFYAGAMSEAREIELKPIVDRAGSVDFVLVGPNDPDAMLRHTDECRQRGYAFVADPSQQLAFGDGDLIRPLIDGAAILFSNEYEAALIESKTGWSHDEVLDRVGTWVVTLGPDGVRLETKGSEPVVVRAVPEIAKVEPTGVGDAFRAGFLAALSWGLDHERAAQLGCLLAVYVVEQVGTQEYVLGRASFLERLEAAYGADAVADVAQHLRTFRD; via the coding sequence GTGTCGCTTCTCATCACCGGCTCCATCGCCACCGACCACCTGATGACCTTCTCCGGCAAGTTCTCGGACTCGCTCGTGGTGGACCAGCTGGACAAGCTGTCGGTCTCCTTCCTGGTCGACGACCTCGAGGTCCGGCGGGGCGGGTGCGCGGCCAACATCTCGTTCGGTCTCGGCAACCTCGGCCTGCGGCCCGTGCTCGTCGGCGCGGTCGGCGAGGACTTCGTCGACTACCGCGCCTGGCTCGAGCGCCACGGCGTCGACTGCGACTCCGTCCACGTCTCGGAGACGCGTCACACGGCGCGCTTCGTCTGCACGAACGACGCCGCGATGGCCCAGTTCGCGACCTTCTACGCCGGGGCGATGAGCGAGGCGCGCGAGATCGAGCTGAAGCCCATCGTCGACCGCGCGGGGTCGGTGGACTTCGTGCTGGTCGGCCCGAACGACCCCGACGCGATGCTGCGCCACACCGACGAGTGCCGCCAGCGTGGCTACGCCTTCGTCGCCGACCCCTCGCAGCAGCTGGCGTTCGGTGACGGCGACCTGATCCGCCCCCTCATCGACGGCGCCGCGATCCTGTTCTCCAACGAGTACGAGGCCGCCCTCATCGAGTCGAAGACCGGCTGGAGCCACGACGAGGTCCTCGACCGCGTCGGCACGTGGGTCGTCACGCTCGGCCCGGACGGCGTCCGGCTGGAGACGAAGGGGTCCGAGCCCGTCGTCGTGCGTGCCGTGCCCGAGATCGCCAAGGTCGAGCCCACCGGTGTGGGCGACGCCTTCCGGGCGGGCTTCCTCGCCGCCCTCAGCTGGGGCCTCGACCACGAGCGCGCCGCGCAGCTGGGCTGCCTCCTCGCCGTGTACGTCGTGGAGCAGGTCGGCACCCAGGAGTACGTGCTCGGCCGCGCGTCCTTCCTCGAGCGCCTCGAGGCGGCGTACGGTGCGGACGCCGTCGCCGACGTCGCGCAGCACCTGCGGACCTTCCGCGACTGA